From Salmo salar chromosome ssa09, Ssal_v3.1, whole genome shotgun sequence:
ACCATTCCTTTGGCTTGttttttgcactgacatgcactgtcaactgggacctttatataggtgtgcctttccaagttatgtcaaatcaattgaatttactacaggtggactccaatcaagttgtcgaaacatctcaaggatgatcaatggaaactggatgcacctgagctctatttcaagtctcatagcaaagggtctgaatacttctgtaaataaggtttttttatttttaataaatttgccaaaattTCTAAAGACATGTTTTtgttctgtcattatggggtattgtgtgtagattgctgaagatttgtatttatttaattacttttagaataaggctgtaacgtaacaaaatgtggaaaaagtcaaggggtctgaatactttctgcagacactatttctcaactttcctaatattaagcacattgcttctctttacaacaggaggctggcatgaaaataaaccacaggaaaagcgtcctccattcgctatttaagtgcatagacgaCGTATTATTTTCAGAGACagatgcatgataatggtccattctaaatcaaaacatttTTCACACATGCACTACCGGTCAAgggtttttataatttttttttactattttgtacatttattgagtaatggtgaagacatcagaactatgaaatgacgcatatggaatcatgtagtaaccaaaaaagtgttaaacaaatcaaaatatattttatatttgagattcttcaaatagccaccctttgccttgatgacagctttgcacactcttggccttctctgaaccagcttcatgaggtagtcacctggaatgcatttcaattaacaggtgtaccttcttaaaaatgaatttgtggaatttctttccttcttaatacgtttcAGCCAatcttgtgttgtgttgtgacaaggtaggggggtatacagaagatggcactatttggtaaaagggctatcttctgtaaagtccatattatggaaagaacagctcaaataaacaaagagaaacaacagtccattactttaagacatgaaggtcagtcaatacggaaaatttcaagaactttgaaagggttctcaagagcagtcgcaaaaaccatcaagcgctatgatgaaactggctctcatgaggaccaccacagcaatggaagacccagttacctctgctgcagaggttcattagttaccagcctccaaaatttcagcccaaataaatgcttcacagagctcaagtaacacacacatctcaacatcaactgttcagaggagactgtgtgaatcaggccttcatggttgaatttctgcaaagaaaccactactaaaggacatccaATAAGAAGAATACTTGCTTggcccaagaaacacgagcaatggacattagaccggtggaaatttgtccttttgtCTGGAGTccattggagatttttggttccaaccgctgtgtctttgtgagacgcggtgtgggtgaatggatgatctccacatgtgtatttcccaccgtaaagcatggaggaggaggtgttatggtgtgggggtgctttgctggtgacactgtctgtgtcacacttaaccagcatggctaccacagcattctacagcgatacgccatcccatctggtttgcgcttagtgggactatcatttatcaacaggacaatgacccaacacacctccaggctgtgtaagggctattttaccaagaaggagagtgatggagtgtggcatcagatgacctggcctccacaatcccccaacctcaaccaaattgagatggtttgggatgagttggaccacagagtgaaggaaaagcagccaacagcagctcagcatttgtgggaactccttcaagaatgagaatacaaagctgttatcaaggcaaagggtggctatttgaagaatcgcatatataaaatatattttggtttaacactttttgattactacatgattccatattttatttcatatttttgatgtcttcactattattatacaatgtagaaaataggctaatatttatttattttgactatcacttgttagttatatattatcacttgtgaatgatgcgcggcttgtgcagtaaggcaagaaatGCATGCCTTTTTAATTTTTTGACTTTTtaaaatcatagtcgcacacctcatgtggcctagcccataggcctaatATGTTTTGAAAAGCTTTGTTTCACAACTAAATtgaccaaataacttcttaaaatgaagcacattaatctgctttacaacaggtgtagagcctaactggcatacatgcATATGCagcacgtgagtttcaagtttggggaagatcattttcaccataaaaatgcacctttataatataAGCATTatatgcataatcgcatttgcgatcacttttgatgctagtggttgtattaatttggcaTTTAtcccatcccacaactgtcccagactatgttttggaatatttatttcttgcacagaatagaataagtaaacttttgtactatgggggatagtagattgacataggctggtgcttttgctgttcgttagacctactcatcttgttggacagttcttccaatatcttcaatatgcgcctcaTAATTGGATAAGGACGTGCGCAGTTGTGTCCCCGATGTGcttgtcttcacttgtagcctgtgagaaagacccgatcatgaGCCatttgagtgagaggtgctttggaGCATGCAGCCGAGtcaagggaattataattattatattcagcccaagggcacaacaacCACTGGCTGCAATAGGCATGTATTTTTTTTAGGGAGCactacggccacacaaaggggatgatGCCGAGATATTCGAGGCATTATGAAgttcttgtcaaattgtgaatgagagactgatgaagtgtgtgaaGCCTGCGCAaataacaaagcagagctcatgcctttcatgctacttttttcaaatcatcattagtggCATCATACATTCCTAGAATGTATTAAACATCAAAACAAATAGCCTGACGTTTGTATCACAGCTAAAGTTACATACAGTAAATAACTTTAAATTAAGCATACAGGACTACcggtttctttgttaaccgctcaacacagattAGCCGCCTGTGCGCAAATCCTTtaaagaaaatatcctttctattttattcagctatgttcaattgtattcttcatactataaaataatgccacggaattctaggcgaatcttgtctgctaaatgaactagggTAGCCCAccgccatatggcatagccagatcaaggCCTAAcatcaggacaactcagagtatactATTTAGAGatcaaccgattaatcggaatggccgttTAAATAGGgccgttttcataacaatcggtaattggtaTATTTGGACGTCGATCAGccgaataatattttttttttgcaaattattttttatatatataatttttatttttttattattattttttacaccttttatttaactatgcaagtcagttaagaacacattcttattttcaatgacggcctaggaacggtgggttaactgccttgttcaggggcagaacgacagatttttaccttgtcagctcgaggattcaatcttgcaaccttacggttaactagtccaacgctctaaacacctgctttacattgcactccacgaggagcctgcctgttacacgaatgcagtaagaagccaaggtaagtcgCTAGTTAGCCATAAACTTAtctttataaaaaattaaaaaaaatctgtcaatcaatcataatcactagttaactacacatggttgatgatattactagtttatctagcctgtcctgcgttgcatataattgatgcggtgcgcattcgcgaaaaaggactgtcgttgctccaacgtgtacctaaccataaacatcaatgtctttcttaaaatcaatacacaagtatatatttttaaacctgcatatttagttaatattgcctgttaacatgaatttcttttaactagggaaaatgtgtcacctcttgcaacagagtcagggaatatgcagtgtgaagactatttcttcctaacaaagacagccaacttcgccaaacggggatgatttaacaaaagtgcattcgcgaaaaaagcacaatcgttgcacgactgtacctaaccataaacatcaatgcctttcttaaaatcaatgcacagaagtatatatttttaaacctgcatatttagctaaaagaaatccaggttagcaggcaatattaaccaggtgaaattgtgtcacttctcttgtgttcattgcacgcagagtcagggtatatgcaacagtttgggccgcctggctcgttgcgaactaatttgccagaattctacataattatgacataacattgaaggttgtgcaatgtaacaggaatatttagacttcgggatgccacccgttagataaaatacggaacagtattttagtttccggattcgaccatattaatgacctaaggctcgtatttctgtgtgtttattgtattataattaagtctataatttgatagagcagtctgactgagcggtggtaggcaccagcaggctcataagcattcattcaaacagcactttcgtgcgttttgccagcagctcttcgcaatacttcaagcattgcgctgtttatgacttcaagcctatcaactcccaagattaggctggtgtaaccgatgggaaatggctagctagttagcgggtgcgtgctaatagcgtttcaaacgtcactcgctctgagacttggagtagttgttccccttgctctgcatgggtaacgctgcttcgagggtggctgttgtcgatgtgttcctggttcgagcccaggtaggagcaaggagagggacggaagctatactgttacactggcaatactaaagtgcctataagaacatccaatagtcaaaggtatatgaaatacaaatcatatagagagaaatagtcctataattcttataataactacaacctaaaacttcttacctgggaatattgaagactcatgttaaaaggaaccaccagctttcatatgttctcatgttctgagcaaggcacttaaacgttagctttcttacatggcacatattgcacttttactttcttctccaacactttgtttttgcattatttaaaccaaattgaacttgtttcattatttatttgaggctaaattgattttattgatgtattatattaagttaaaataagtgttcattcagtattgttgtaattgtcattattacaaatacatttaaaaaaatcgtcatttgctttttttggtcctccaataatcggtatcggcgttgaaatatTGTCACGGCTGTTATAAGGATTGGACTAAAATGCAGCGTTGTCgttgttccacatatttatttaaacgtgaaactgaaatGCACTAACCAAACACTGAAgggaaaaacaacaaaccgtggcgCAGGAGgaacatacacactcacaaaatataatcacccacaaacaacatGCAGAAACACCCCAACTAAATAGAGGactagctgcctccaattgaaggtcaacccaataaaccccaacctagaaatagacaaactagaactacaacatagaaatagaaaacatagaacaaacacaaaaacaccccctgttacaccctgaccactctaccatagaaaataacttatattggtcaggacgtgacaaaaatcataatcggtcgacctctaatactattctgttcttctgaaatagactacattttcttcatatcatgtttctttagatctgtctaaaataaatgtgatttattgtgatggtgtggactatattaaatgtatttactatacttttaaatgtagatgtcccaaaggtctgcatcagtggcttgtaggctatgtgtggaagccaggagatgctaaatgtgtttatgttaattaacggtcaattactgtgagaccaaTTACTGtgagttatttgcttgacaatcaccggctgaagaaatttcatgaccaccacagccctagctGTGATGTGttcttttaaatatatattttttaaggtaTTTTCAGATGTGTATTGAGCAGATAGTGAGAGAGACTGGCAGTGGGGAAAGTTGGAGGGAGATTGTATAGTAGGCCGGATCCGAACCCATGCCGACACTGAAGACGTGTTCCGGAGGCTGCAGCATTACCGCTACACCAGCCAGGGCATACAGCTGTGACGTGTTCTGCGCATCTTATCTCCCTCCCAGGTGATTCCGGACCATAAGGACCAGGAATGGGATGAGGAGAAGCCGGAATCTTATGCCGGAATTTTCCACTTCCGCTTCTGGCGCTTTGGAGAATGGATTGATGTTGTCATCGACGACCGGTTGCCCACTGCGAACGGCAACTTGGTGTATTGTCACTCCAGTGACAGCAACGAGTTCTGGAGCGCCCTGGTGGAGAAGGCTTACGCCAAGTtagtacatacaaacacacactgatttgGTGAGGAAGGCTTACGCCAAGTTAATACTATAGTAGACTGTTGTGTTTATGTGTAGGATGTATTGCTTTtgctgcgtgtgcgtgtgcatgtgtgtgtaggaTGTATGGGTGTTACGAGGCATTGGACGGGGGCAACACAGCGGATGCGTTGGTGGATTTTACTGGTGGCGTCTCGGAGCCCTTGGACCTGCTGGAGGAAGGGTTGAGTACGGACGAGGAAAAACGCTCAGTGCTGTTCGACAGAGTCCTCAAGGTCCACAACAGAGGAGGCCTCATCAGCGCCTCCATACGGGTAtaacacctacctacctacctacctacctacctacctacctatctataGTCCTGACCCTTCACCACTCCCTCCAGGCGGCCAGTTCAGCGGAGATGGAGGCTCGTCTGGCCTGTGGTCTGGTGAAGGGTCATGCCTACGCTGTGACAGATGTTAGAAAGGTCCGGCTGGGCCACGGCCTCATGGCTTACTTCAAGTCCGACAAACTCACAATGATACGACTCCGAAACCCGTGGGGAGAGAGCGAGTGGAAAGGAGCCTGGAGCGACAGGtgggttttaaaatgtttatttaccTTTTAGTTATACAagaagtcccattgaggtcagaaAGACCTCTTTCACAAGGAAGACCTGGCCTGGtaggaggggggtggaggagagcgTGTGCAGGGGCATCAATTGGGTATGGCAGGGTATGGGAGTCGCCATATCCTAGCTACCTCAACACCAACAATTTTTTAAATAGGCAACGAAAATCTTTCAAATCCCGATTTTAAAAGGCAAATGCAGTTTAGCGGCGTTAGTCGTCTGACTTTGGGACCATGCAGATGCCTGGGAGCGGAAGGGAACTCTGTTTCTATGGCTGGCTGGCTTTATGAAGAGCAGAGATCTGTACATAATGGCAAGATGCTCGTGTCTAAGCCTTAACAATGGGATtcgttgtcccaaaggcaggAAAGCAGGCGAGGAAGGAAAGCAAGCTtatgtccaaaataagcccattgAAACGCATTGGGCTTATATTGGACAGAGCTTTGcaagagtgaaacctctcgcttcgcctcttcctctctgtggaAAGCACATCAATGCAGTTGCAGGGAACAGCGTGACTTTTTTTCAACACATTGCGGAAGTAAAGATGGCTGTAGTAGATGTCTTTGGctaggtaactgctgtttgacttgACATTAAACTAAACAAGAGTTTTAATACCGGTTCTGAGCTAGTGCGTAGCGGGCAGCTAATGCTAGAGTAAATATAGCTTGCTTTTCCTCGTCTCCAAATTGCATTTTATAGTTTTTAAATTGTGTAGAGATGCAGTAAATGAGCATCTATCTATCTTCTAATTAagagagtaaataactcacggacactagagaagcttaaccaagtttaattcttccaaAAGGGTCGATACAGCTGGATTCAGATAAAAGACactttcacacaagcactgatatttaaccgttTCTCataggctgagtctcctcctacccatctgtacaaacattgtTCTTTACTGCTAGGCAGGACACTAGTGATACAGGCCATAAACTTGTATTTCTCCCTTaaggtgacctgacctgacctcaacccccccccccccccctccatcactaatccatggctctctccccttatcaatgcctgccactTGTAATCACGTACCTGCACTCAACACATTCCAAGCTTTGTTGcacccactatataccttcctcctataacCCTTAACTTCTGGTATAGACCCTCTAAACCTCAGcactccctcagtgacatgaataagtgtatttcatattctcaaaacccaacaatattttttttaaatacttggaggaacccgtgtgtgtgtgtgtgtgtgtgtgtgtgtgtgtgtgtgtgtgtgtgtgtgtgtatatatagaccTGTTCATGACTCACTCCCTCTGCTGGTGGAGAGAGGTAGTGTAGGCCAACAGGGAAACCGAGACCTTTAGCACAGATGGATGGTCCGTTCCTGTTAGAAGGTTTGTTTAATTTATATCCTGTATTGTAGGAAAATTCCATAGAGGATCTCGGCACCAAAAGGTCTGGGGAAAACTGCATGTGAGCCACTGTTGCTGTCCATGTCTCAGAACCTTGAATCCCTCCGTACTCTaccagttctgttctgttagcatTCTTTCACTCTACACAGCACACCCTTCAGACAAACACTGAGcgatagttctctctctctctctctctctctctctctctctctctctctctctctctctctctctctctctctctctctctctctctctctcagctcagaGGAGTGGGGGAAGGTGAgtaagagtgaaagagagaagatCGGCATGACGGTGCAGGATGATGGAGAATTCTGGTGAGTTCTAACCCTTGACATATGACCCCTAACCTTTCCTCCACACGGCTGAGAAAATGAATGGCCATAGGATGATGAAGCTTGATGACTTCCCTTtctcccccccatccctcccccctccagGATGACATTTGATGACTTCTGTCAGTACTTCAGTGATTTGATCATGTGTCGTCTGATCAACACTTCCTACCTGTCTCTCCACAAGACCTGGGAGGAGGGCTCTCTAAAGGGCGCCTGGCGGAACCATGACGACCCGCTCAGCAACCGTGCCGGGGGCTGCACCAACAACAAACACACCTTCCTACAGAACCCACAGGTAGCGGTGGGGATGGAGGGGgggcgtttgtgtgtgtttatctatgtgtgtattaatgtatagggtgtgtgtgtctctccctgcAGTATGTGTTCAACGTGAAGAAGCCAGAGGATGAGGTGCTGGTATGTCTACAGCAAACAGACAGGAGAGCCAGACCtaaagaggggaagggagaaaacCTGGCTATAGGCTTTGAGATACACCGGGtgagaagtgtgtgtgcgtgtgttcatcacctcattgtgtgtgtgtggaagtgttattaatgtgtgtattaatgtgtagGTGGAGTTGAACAGGCAGTACCGTATGCACACTCGGCAGCAGaaggtgtgtgggagtgtgtacaTCAACTCCAGGTGTGTGTTCCTACGCTGTGCCTTGATGGAGGGTCGTTATGTTGTCATACCCACGACCTTTGACCCCGCTCTGGAAGGAGACTTCCTGTTACGTATCTTCACTGACGTCCCCGCCaactgcaggtacacacacacacacacacacacacacactcacgcgtaCACATTCTATCACTCACTCTCCTCATTCCCCCCCATAGAGAGTTAACCCTTGATGAACCAGCCCAGACGTGTTGGTCAGGACTGTGTGGTTTCCCTTCCCTGGTCACTCAGATCCATGTCCACAGAGCAGATGGACTGGCTGGACAAGACTCTGATGGAGGTATACAAACCTTCTCTCCCTTTTCTGTCCGTTTCCTTTTCTTTCCTGGTCTGGTCTTCTTCTCCTATTCACAATCTGTGTGTGTTGCAGCATCAGATCCATATGTGATCATCCGTTGTGAGGGGGAGAAGGTTTGTTCTCCGGTCTATAAAAACACCCGCAGCCCAACCTTTGACACCAAGGCTCTATTCTACAGGAAGAAAAGTAaccagcctatactgatagaGGTGAGGAGACTGGGCTGGGGGGTGGggtccgtatgtgtgtgtgtgtgcgcctgtggcTTAAAGAGGAGTTAGTGACCATTACAATTTGGGTTGTTTCTGTATGTAAACGTTCTCTCAAATTCAATACAACTTTATTCATCCCCCAGGTGTATAACAACAACGTGTTAATGGATTCCTTCCTGGGTCAGGTCAGTTTGACCTCTGACCCCGGCGACCCCCAGCAGGTTACCGTCCACCTGAGGGACAAGGGTAATCACCAAGACAATGACCTCCCGGGCACGCTCACCGTCTCCATGGTGACCAGCAACATTCTCACTAACATCTGACTAACCGTCAACCAATCTATCAATCAGTGCCTTACTCCCTCCGTCCAATAGGAGAGAGAAGCCataaaaataaattaatttgCCATGAAACATCTGTTGAGGGACCAAAGTTAGCCTTCCAGAATATATAGTGTTGTTTTTACTGGGTGTAGTACTAATTCCAACCACATGGGGGCAACAGAGGACAAATAATCTAGTTCTTTCTCATTTTATAACCACTTTAACTTGTGCCATTACAGATATATAAATGCATGTCCAGTATTTCAGCAGTATATGTTGTCCTTTTTACGTTTATTCCCATGTTTTACATTTCAGTCAGCGTTGTACTAGTCTCTCTCAAGAAACTGAGTTGGATCTGGGTGCCGAGAGCGACTACTGACATTTCTAGTCTTTCGGAAAGACACTTATTTTGTTAACTTCATAATTCAACTTTAAAAAAATGAGATTTCTGTCTGTTGCTCTACTATGTTGCTCTACTTTGTATCACATTGATTTTCCAGTGGGAGGCCAAATACTCAGTAGCAACACATTATTCAGGGCATTTGAGCCCTACGTGTttagcatgttattttggcattaatatgtgttacatatcagtttgcaaacaatgtaacaaaaataaataaataatactaatactgagttaataaagctgtatAACAAATATGGTctctttttttgctttcttgagtaaggcagctccaaaatgccggtatttcagcctagctcagttcTTTCTGTGGcggtggggcagccagcagaaatACAGAGCGTTGGGGTTGGTAatattc
This genomic window contains:
- the LOC106612883 gene encoding calpain-5 isoform X2, with amino-acid sequence MVVPYESQGYSSLRRECQQRRVLFEDSVFPATDQSLFYKTNRIGTITWKRPKVIPDHKDQEWDEEKPESYAGIFHFRFWRFGEWIDVVIDDRLPTANGNLVYCHSSDSNEFWSALVEKAYAKMYGCYEALDGGNTADALVDFTGGVSEPLDLLEEGLSTDEEKRSVLFDRVLKVHNRGGLISASIRAASSAEMEARLACGLVKGHAYAVTDVRKVRLGHGLMAYFKSDKLTMIRLRNPWGESEWKGAWSDSSEEWGKVSKSEREKIGMTVQDDGEFWMTFDDFCQYFSDLIMCRLINTSYLSLHKTWEEGSLKGAWRNHDDPLSNRAGGCTNNKHTFLQNPQYVFNVKKPEDEVLVCLQQTDRRARPKEGKGENLAIGFEIHRVELNRQYRMHTRQQKVCGSVYINSRCVFLRCALMEGRYVVIPTTFDPALEGDFLLRIFTDVPANCRELTLDEPAQTCWSGLCGFPSLVTQIHVHRADGLAGQDSDGASDPYVIIRCEGEKVCSPVYKNTRSPTFDTKALFYRKKSNQPILIEVYNNNVLMDSFLGQVSLTSDPGDPQQVTVHLRDKGNHQDNDLPGTLTVSMVTSNILTNI
- the LOC106612883 gene encoding calpain-5 isoform X1 codes for the protein MVVPYESQGYSSLRRECQQRRVLFEDSVFPATDQSLFYKTNRIGTITWKRPKELCDNPKLFVNGISAHDLLQGQLGNCWFVAACSSLASRETLWQKVIPDHKDQEWDEEKPESYAGIFHFRFWRFGEWIDVVIDDRLPTANGNLVYCHSSDSNEFWSALVEKAYAKMYGCYEALDGGNTADALVDFTGGVSEPLDLLEEGLSTDEEKRSVLFDRVLKVHNRGGLISASIRAASSAEMEARLACGLVKGHAYAVTDVRKVRLGHGLMAYFKSDKLTMIRLRNPWGESEWKGAWSDSSEEWGKVSKSEREKIGMTVQDDGEFWMTFDDFCQYFSDLIMCRLINTSYLSLHKTWEEGSLKGAWRNHDDPLSNRAGGCTNNKHTFLQNPQYVFNVKKPEDEVLVCLQQTDRRARPKEGKGENLAIGFEIHRVELNRQYRMHTRQQKVCGSVYINSRCVFLRCALMEGRYVVIPTTFDPALEGDFLLRIFTDVPANCRELTLDEPAQTCWSGLCGFPSLVTQIHVHRADGLAGQDSDGASDPYVIIRCEGEKVCSPVYKNTRSPTFDTKALFYRKKSNQPILIEVYNNNVLMDSFLGQVSLTSDPGDPQQVTVHLRDKGNHQDNDLPGTLTVSMVTSNILTNI